The Cutaneotrichosporon cavernicola HIS019 DNA, chromosome: 3 region CCAGTCCATCATGAGCATGTCGCACGCCAAGAACAGCCTCCTTTCCTTACCTGTAAACACGtcggccgacgccgcgcgcgcctcgctctATACCGAGCAGGACAGTATGGGGCTCTCGACTTCGAATGgcctccttcctccaaACATTCGCCGTGAGGCGAGCCAGGCGGGTTCGGACGACTCGGAGGTGTTACTCATGGACCAGCAGGGCCAGGGCAACAACATGCGCTACCGCGGTTAACTATAGACTCGGGCGTTATCTATGGACGCCACACCTTCATTACACACGACATTGACCGCATGGACAATCGATGCATGACTGTACCACGAGCGGCGAGGGGGGTGAGAGCGCGGTCAGAGCAGAGGAGAGTGGCTGAGAGCCGAGAGTGGTGTGAGCCAGTGGGCAGTTCCGTGTCGGTGCTACTCACACAGCTGCCGAGGGGTCGCGCCAATGAGAATCGTTCGACTACCATCAAGCATCCACGACGAGCAAGTCGCACCGGGCACGGCGAGGAGTGGATAGGGACGAGAGTGATGCGTGAAGACTAACTCGCACGGCGATGCTCGTGCCAAGCGGCGAAGACGCCTCGTGTGGTGGGGGCCAACTCAACAGTCCTTGAGGGAGCCAACCTGCGCACACACGACCGAGGCAGCACTGCAGACTGATTCCACGCCTCCAGCGGATCACACTCGATGCATCTACccgagcacctcgagcatctcctcgacagtGCGGAACTtttccctctcctcgcgcccCGTCTTCTTCCCAAGCTCCCTCTCCGCCGCATCAATCCTCAACCACCGCGGAATATCCACCACCGTCCCATCCTTGAGACCCCGTTCAATAGCCTCTGGGACTCCAGCCTCGGGCATAACCGGGATCGGGCTGCCCTTTGGACGGTCAGGCCACCCCTCCCCATAatcctcgaggagggcctcgacgagcccaTACGCATCCTGCATTGTGCTGGCAATGACGCCGACCGGGCCGCGTGCAACCCACCCAGCAGCGTACGCGCCATTAACGTGCCCCTCGTTATCGAGGACCCTCCCGCCGTCATTGTTCAGCCGGCCTTTCTTCTCGTCAAAGGGTGCAATGGCGCTCGGTCCATCAATCGGTTCCGAACGGTATCCGACACTCTCGATCACCATTTGCGCAACCGACGTCTCGCGAGCATCCGTCGCACGCGCAATCATACCACGCTCACTCTCGACCAACTCGTTGATCGCCCACTCGACGCCTCTAACATTATTAGAGGCGTCGGGAAGGAAAGCCACGGGAGACCGAAGGAACGCAAGCTCAAACGTCTTGCCGCCTGGTACGTCGACTGACGTGTCCATTAATCCGAGCATGCGGGTTCGTGGGCGGTCACCCTTAGCCATTTCCTTGGCTTGGGTCATGAGGCCTGCGTCGACGCCGGAGAAGttgacgccgagcttgaccaTCTCGCGTAGTTCCTTGGTTGTGAATGCGACTTGGGCGGGCCCACGCCGACCAACCGCCCGAACCCTCTCGACGTTACTCTTGGCCAGTGCGTCCAGGATGTTCTGGGGCAGATCCGACTTGTCTAGCGCAGACAGcggcgagaggaggatACGCGccacgtcgagcgcgacattACCCTGTCCGACTACATCCACGTCCTTAATAGTCGAGAGGTCAGGATTCAGGTCTGCAAAAGCGGGATGACCATTGTACCACCCCACGAATGCTAGGGCTGGGTATACGTTGCCCAGCGGACTGTCGGTCGACGTGCTCCCCGATACCGAGGCTAGGGGGTTGGAAAGCGAGGCTCCGTATGTGAAGATTAGGGCGTTGTAGTGCGCCGCAACGTCGGGGAGGGGGATATGCAGCGCATGCGGGTAAGCGTAGGATGAGAGGCGGTCGCGAGAGAGCGACGGCGGCTCGGTGCCCACCGACACATTGCCGAAGAAGTTGAAACGCGAGTCACtggccagctcgtcaaaCTTGTGCTGGCAGTTCTTGGGTCAGCTACATCCTCACAAGTTGACAGCTGATAGAACGTGTGCGGCGGAGGCTTGGGTGAAGCAGAGTGCGAGTCAGGAGCAGgtggaaggaaggtgacgtTGGCCCCCCCACCTCTGTGATATCTCCTCCGAAGCGCATGCCCGTCTCCGACTCACCTTAACCTCGGGGTGATCTGGAGCCACACCGTAGCGCACAAGTCCATACGGCGTTGGCAGGCGCTCATACATATCCACTTTGACGCGAGAGCCCAAATCGCTCGAAGCCGGAAGGAGCTGGAGGATGCGGCTGGCCGCGTAGAATCCCGACGGGCCGGCGCCGATTACAGCCACCTTGAGCGGCGCACCGGGCGCTGTCGTGTAGTACGCACGCAATGGATGGCGTGCGCGCAATGTTGCTCGCGAGAGACGGAACATTGTGATGTGGTGGTGACGAAATAGGTGGAGGTCCGAAATCTCGTTCCAGTCCCTCCATCCAGTCCCTCCATCCATACCTATCATTTCACAGCTTGGGAGGCTTTTGAGATCATGCCAGACAGATTCATACGGGCCTGAAACCTCGGACTTGATCAGTTAAACATGGCACATCATGCATGATGTAAGATACACAGTTACAACACAATGCTCCTCTGACATACTAGGCCTTGCGCGTCGCACGGGTTGGGTTGCGACGCAccgccggcgtcggtgaggaGAGTTCGTCCAGCAGCTTGCGAAGGTCCGCTGCTGCCTCCTCAAACTTCACGCCCCCTCTCACACCTGAGAGAAAGTCGGACGGCTCGCCCACAGTGGGCTTGCCGTCATCCAGCACACTCCACGCTTCAAGCTGCGCGCGAACCGCGTCTGCCTTGAGGCGGAAGTGCTCTTTGatctccgcctcgactgAGGTCAGtctcgactcggactcggtTAATCAGCTGCTACTCACAAGGCTTTGGAGGTGACTTGATGTTGTTCGCCATGGCGTCGATGACAGTCATGCGCCGAATGTTGGCCGAGTACCTCTTGCTTTGCGCGGAACCTCCCTGTGTGGCCCAGCCGGGCTCGTTACAGTAAGGCTCCTCACAGAGGATGAGACTCTggatggagatgaggaCTTGGAGAAGTGTCGACTTGCCCGAGATCCATCCGGGCCCAGACCACGTGCCGAGAAGCGATAAACAGACTTTCCCGTCTGCGTACAGGTTTGGGTTGTAGCGGTACAGCCCACCGTTGGTCGTCATCGATTTGACGAGCGGGTTCGTCTGGTTGTAGCTGTGCGGAAGGAAGATGTCGAAGATGAAACACCCGTTCTCGTATGGTGTGTCTTTTGGACCAACAATCAaggccttgaggaggtcCACACgttcgtcgtcgacgcggagGAAGATCGACGTGTCCCACGCGGTGGGCAAGttggtggtgaggatggCAAGCTCCTtcgcgatggcgagcgagcgTCGAGGAATGTCCATCCCTACAAGCTTATGCGCCGCATCGTTGTAGGCGTGCAGGAACTGggtctcgtcgtcgggaCTGCGAAGGCTACAGTACTCGAAGCGCACTCTGGTTGCCCATTCCTCATCTGTGGTTAGCGAAACGGAAGTGTCAACCTGCTCACAGACTTCCTTCACGTCGGTAATAGCAGATGTCGCCATTCCACCGTTGGGAGCGCCGAGACGAGGCAACGACTCAAGCATGCGGTCCACGAactccttgcccttggctGCAGCCAAGAGCTTGTCGATGTTGTCGCGCGCTTTCAGTAAACGCTGGCTACAGGTGAGCGCATGCAGCATTCATTAACTCACCAGAAGTCGTAGAGAGCGCGGTTCTTCTGccactcgctctcgtcggTGTCCTCGGGCTTCTCCGTGCTTCCCGAGAGAcccttgagcgccgccgtcgcctggATGACAACGTTCTCTAGCAGCTCGCGGGGACTGGGGCTGCCCTCATAGAGAATGCTGACGGACTGCGAGTCGGGTCCAGGTCCGATTTTGGCGGGGCGCATTGACGGCATCGCAAGCATCGTGGCGAGAGCTTCATGGCTGGAGACGATCTCAAGCCAGTCCATGAGTGCTCTATAGATGATAGAGCGGTTAGACATGTCCATGAGTGAGTCATTTCGAAGGAGGTCATTGACAAAACCACTGCGACGCCGAAGATGGGCGAGAGATGTAGGATGAACAAGCAGGTCGGAGGTGCGCGCGCCACTCTCGCGCTTCAACGTTGGCAGGTACACAGCGACCTGCGAGAgcaacgtcgccgtcttctcgtccttctcgttCTGTGCCTTCTCAGCTGCAGCCTGTCCTGAtgtctggcgtcagcgaAGCTCTCGGTGTTTGGCTCACATCCTCATGGAATGAACCACTGTACCCGGTCCCCTTCTTCACGCCGTGGCGGACCGTATCGTcgcccgacgacgagtcgctATCGGGCGCTGCTCCAATGATCATCTTGGCTAAAGACTTGATCTTCCGCTTCTTGGGCGCCGGAGAGGATATTTCCACCTGGGACAAGTCAAGGGTGCTTCCGAACGCCCCCTCGATCATGTGTAGGGCTACGCCAAGAGTAACGCCCTGTACGTGTCAGATTCTAACGAGTGCAAACAAACCTGGATGTTTGAGCAGTGAAAGAGCGACTCAATTTCGCCAGTGGAGGACGTCTTGGCCTTGTTCTTGCCATGAGCGGGCTCTCCACATGCGAGGCAAGTCACTTGCCCACAGCGCGGACAGGACTGTTCGATGATGCTGGAGAGATACCGGGTGTAGTTGGGAAAATCGGACTGGCGTGAGCGGCGTCGTGACGCCTAGTTTACGAAAAGAGGGAAGAAGTGCTCAGGCTTACGCTGAACTGTGTGTCCACAGTCGTTCGCGCACGCCATCGAGCCCTCCGAGAGGTAGTTGTAGAGCTGGAACAGGAAACTCTGCTCGCCTCCTTCGGGGCAACCGCTCATCCACTCGCCGCGACTGAGAATGCGAGTGTTGCGTTGGCTCGCTGGATTGCCAAGTGCATCCGTTTCACCTGGTGGCAGCTTGATGGTTGCGTAGATCTCTTCTAACACAGGTTCGACAAGCCGCTCAGCACGGTCCTTGGAAAAGAACACGCCTGCGTACGGGTCTTCTCCGCGCGGCTCTTCCGCAAAGTCTTCTGTCAACTACACACAATCTGGACAAACTCACCTCCCAGCTCGATCATGCCCacatcgtcatcgtcgaAATCGCTGCTCTCGGAGTCGGGTCTGTTGACCACACCGTCCATGGCTGAGGTCTCACGCGTTGATGATCCAGAAATAGGCGTCTGCCGCAGGTCAGCCAGTCCAAGGGCCAACATCCTTACCTGCAGCCCTGTTGCGTCTTCATTGCCGCTGTCTTCCGCATCCGACGCAATATAGTCAAACTCGCCTCCAAAGACGCGTTCCTGGAGCGGTAAGGGGAGTCCCAGATGAATGTGATGGGACTCACTGCTCCAGCCATAACGTCACCCTTGGAGCGTTTGAGGGCGGCACGggctcgcggtcgcgggATGCCCTGGTGGTCAGTCTCGCTCCGACCAACGCGTCgggtggcgacgacggaGTCCAACAGGACCTGCATGTCTCTGGGACCCTGGGCTTTCCCAAACCCCACCCACACTTtcgccggcctcgtcgtAGTCGGGCATCGTTCATGGGAAGTCCGTCGTGTGTTTCATCCTGAACGATACGGCGCACCgatcgaggaaggtggaagGGAAAGGTCCAGTCACCCATCTCGCACCCGATCAGGTGCGCCTAGTCTTTGACCAGGAGACACACCAGGAGACACACCACTGGGTGCAGCGCTGGACAGCTCGCTTCTTCATGCAGCCTCGACGCTAACTAGTCACTCTGACGGGCCACGCGCTGCGCAGCGCCAGTCCCGCAGTTACCCACCATATCCGTGAGCTGGGTGATGGATGCCTCTAACGACATGTTGGGCTGTTGATGGGTGATGAGTTGCTGTGAGTGAGAGATGTGACGAGTAGGGTGGCGGTTGTGATGATCAGCTATTGGTCGCTGTTGCTGTTTCGGATCCGGAGCACGCGTTCTTGACAATCGTCTCTAGACCGCCCCGCCTGATGTGGGTCACTCGAGGAGTAGGAGGGTTAATAGGGCTATGATCGAGAAGCAGAGTTTGGCAGGAGTGTTGGTTGCGCTGACTATATGTTGATGTTGGTCGAGTTAATGAATAGTGAAGACAGTGAAAGAGTGAGACAATGAAGTGAGGTCACAGATATCACTCACAACACCAAGTTTCCCacgagcgcggcgtggGCCGTGATGCGGGCATGGCTCAACACGTGTTGAAGCTTAGACACGCGACCTCTACCTCCACATCTCATAAAGTCTGGGGTCCCCGGACTTTCATCAAGACTGGTGCCGACGGTGGTAGATTCGTGCCGACCAGGGAAATATTGGTCTGCCAACAACATGCTTGTCGTGTCATGGTCCGCACGTTCCGCGGGCGTAAGGGACCCGAGGTCCGGATGAGTTGATGAAGAGGAATGCGTTGGAGCCTGAGTGTGGAGGTGACACAGGTTGTTCAGGCTAAGCATTGGATGGTGGACATTTAATGGTACAGGTGACGTCTTTTGGTGCAGCCTGGTTGGGTCGGTTCGGAGCTTAACCGGTATTGGGACTAGGTAGGTTATAGCCTAACGAGGAGAGCAAGTTCGGCAGAGGGTTCAGTTCGGCACTCGCACCTACAATGGACACTTTCAAACAGTGTGGGACATttggcgaggaagcgcTTTACGGATCCACAGCCCATCATTACCAGCTCAAACCGACCCCAATCTTCTCTTCATCCCTCCTCTCTTCATAAAGCATACTCCATTTGATCCATTTGTAGATCAGCTACACACTTTAGCTTCTCAAAAGCACTTCGACACATAATCTCTGCTCGTCTGCTTGCTCTCGCCGAAAGAAGGCCCGAACGTAGTCGACAACAGCCGAGCTCCTTGTGCCCAGTCTAAACCCGGTCCAGGACACAGCCGAACGCCATGCCCATTTCGCACTTCCGCCCTCAACTTGTCAAAAGCTCGACCATGGCGCGCATCGCGGCCAACGCCTCTGCTTCTCGCACTCTCCCACTTGTGCACGCCAGGATGTTCTCGCACACCGGCCCAAAGAGCAAGGACCCCACCTTCTCTAACCAGGACAAgctcccccgcctccccgTCCCCAAGCTTGAGGACGCCGTTGAGGTTTACTTCAAGTCGCTCCAGCCCCTCCTTGAGCAAAAGGTGCGTGACACTTTCATCAACCACACTAACAGCCCAGTACTctgccgccgagctgccCAAAGAGATTGAGAAGCGTCGCCTGATTGTTAACGACTTTGCTGCCAAGGGCGGTATCGGCCATGCTCTCCACGAGCGTCTGACGGGTACGTGTAGGCAGCCTGGCAAGCCGGATAAAGATGCCCGCGCCACCCTGCGCCCCGGCCGCCTTGTCGATTTGATGCTGATGTGCagacctcgacgagattTCGCCCAACAACTGGCTCGATGACACGCTCtggctcgcgctcgcgtaCCACACGTGGCGCGCCCCCATGCTCGTCAACTCGAACTGGTTCCTCACCTTCCAGCCCGACCCCAAGGACGCCCCGCCCCCCAccgccgagggcgcgtCCAACAAcactcccctccctctcaatgccctccctctctcctctgtCCCTGCCGGGTCGcagggtggtggtgaggagtGGGTCAAGTCTCACACCGACAAGTCGGACTACTACCAGCCGGTCGCGTACGAGGAGGTCACGAAGCAGGAGTGGAACACTCCCTGGCAGCTCCGCCGCGCGTCGTGGATCATCTCCCGCTTCGCCCAGTACCGCGCCATGGTCGACCGCCAGCAGATTGGCCCGGACATCACCAAGGCTGGGCCTCTCGACATGAACCAGTACAAGCTGCTGTTCAACATCTCTCGCATCCCTCTCCCTGGGACTGACGCGTTCTCGCGCCAGGACAACAAGGCTCGCCACGTCACTGTCCTCATCAACGACTTTATCTACTCGGTTGACGTCTTTGGGCAGCCGGGTAccgacggcgtcgccgacgcgcttcCTCCAGCGGAGatcgagcgcctcctccaggaGGTCTCGGAGGACGCTCGCAAGCGCtccgaggagggcgaggaggcgtcCATGGTCGGCGTCCTCACTGCCGACCACCGCGACACTTGGGCCGTCAACCGCGAGCGCATCCTGCTCACCGACCCCAAGAACCGCGAGTCGTTTGACTGGATCAACCGCTCGCTGATCGCCGTCACTCTCGACCGCTACACCCTCCCCACTCTTCCCACCGAGGACCCATTGCGTATGGCCCCGATCGACGCCCAGATCCGCAACGCGTTCACGGGCATCAACGGCGGCCGCAACCGTTGGTACGACAAGTGCCTGACCGTCGTCGTGGAGAACTCCGGCCGTGCCGCCGTCATGGGCGAGCACTCGCCCATTGACGCGCTCATCCCCTCGTTTGTTATTGACtatgcgctcgaggaggccgtcgacgagtcCAAGTACGATGCGGCCCTTAACGACTCGGCCAACGGTTGGCTGCGCAACGacttcgtcgtcgacgaggagatgaaggaggagattgtGGCGTGCGCTGGTCGTAACCAGGCGCTTATCTCGGACAGCGACGTCAGCACCCTCTGGTGGGCCGAGTACGGCACCGACTGGATCAAGAAGCAGGCCAAGATGGCACCTGACGCCTTCATCCAGCAGGTGCTTCAGCTCGCGTGGTACCGTGACCAGGGGTACGCCTCGGCAACTTACGagacggcctcgacgcgcgcgttcAAGCACGGACGGACAGACGTCATCCGCTCGCTCACTCCCGAGTCGCGCGAGTTTGTCAAGGCGATGCAGGACCCCACCGTGTCTGACGAGACCACGCACGCCTTGCTCCAGAAGGCGACTATCGCCCACAACACATTCACCAAGGAGTCGTCGAACGGCCAGGGCATCGACCGCTATTTCATGGGCCTCAAGGTCCAGCTCCGCCCCGGAGAGACCCACCCCATCTTTGAGGACGAGATGTACTCGAAGTCGCAGGAGTGGAAGCTTTCCACTTCGGGCCTGTCGTCGGGTATCCGTTTCATGGCGACTGGCTTCGGCTCGGCCTGGCCTGATGGGTACGGCCTCAACTACATGGCCGGTCCCTTCCTCATCAAGTTCGGCCTCGAGTCCAAGGTGTCGTGCGACGTGACCTCGACCGCACGCTTCAAGCACCGCATTGCCCAGGCGTTCCgcgacctgcgcgagctgTGCGAGAAGGTCGGTGGCGcgcagaaggagggcgacaaggccaagctctaAGCAGAGTGACGCTGGAAGAGACCTATACGAACCATCGCTGCGAAGTGCTCGACAGCAACAGGCATAGATTATAGCTCAGAAGGAGAGCATGGATTTACATTTGACTACTATGAGCTGGGATACTTGGGTTCGCTTCTGGCTTCTGCGCTTTTGGCGGCGTCTTTGCTAGTGCTGGAGGCGCTCTTGAATAGCATGCTCGCAGCAGCACATGTTGCACTGTCCACAGTAGATGACCTTTGTGAAGCTCATCTTGGAAAACTTGGGAACAGGCCGGGGACGGGTGGGCGCGATGCTGGCGTTAGCGGCGAGCAGGGCAAGCTCCTGAGCGACGTACTCGATGCGCGGCTTTGTCGTGCGCGGCTGTGGCGTGGGCTTGGTATTCTTGTGTGGGTAGGGCATTGTTGGTGGCCGAAAGATATCGAAGGGATGGGATTATATGTGGTGCCGGTCCA contains the following coding sequences:
- the ARH1 gene encoding uncharacterized protein (NADPH adrenodoxin oxidoreductase, mitochondrial), which produces MFRLSRATLRARHPLRAYYTTAPGAPLKVAVIGAGPSGFYAASRILQLLPASSDLGSRVKVDMYERLPTPYGLVRYGVAPDHPEVKNCQHKFDELASDSRFNFFGNVSVGTEPPSLSRDRLSSYAYPHALHIPLPDVAAHYNALIFTYGASLSNPLASVSGSTSTDSPLGNVYPALAFVGWYNGHPAFADLNPDLSTIKDVDVVGQGNVALDVARILLSPLSALDKSDLPQNILDALAKSNVERVRAVGRRGPAQVAFTTKELREMVKLGVNFSGVDAGLMTQAKEMAKGDRPRTRMLGLMDTSVDVPGGKTFELAFLRSPVAFLPDASNNVRGVEWAINELVESERGMIARATDARETSVAQMVIESVGYRSEPIDGPSAIAPFDEKKGRLNNDGGRVLDNEGHVNGAYAAGWVARGPVGVIASTMQDAYGLVEALLEDYGEGWPDRPKGSPIPVMPEAGVPEAIERGLKDGTVVDIPRWLRIDAAERELGKKTGREEREKFRTVEEMLEVLG
- a CDS encoding uncharacterized protein (Ubiquitin-conjugating enzyme E2, catalytic domain homologues), with amino-acid sequence MSLEASITQLTDMGIPRPRARAALKRSKGDVMAGAERVFGGEFDYIASDAEDSGNEDATGLQTPISGSSTRETSAMDGVVNRPDSESSDFDDDDVGMIELGDFAEEPRGEDPYAGVFFSKDRAERLVEPVLEEIYATIKLPPGETDALGNPASQRNTRILSRGEWMSGCPEGGEQSFLFQLYNYLSEGSMACANDCGHTVQRKPEHFFPLFSDFPNYTRYLSSIIEQSCPRCGQVTCLACGEPAHGKNKAKTSSTGEIESLFHCSNIQGVTLGVALHMIEGAFGSTLDLSQVEISSPAPKKRKIKSLAKMIIGAAPDSDSSSGDDTVRHGVKKGTGYSGSFHEDTSGQAAAEKAQNEKDEKTATLLSQVAVYLPTLKRESGARTSDLLVHPTSLAHLRRRSGFVNDLLRNDSLMDMSNRSIIYRALMDWLEIVSSHEALATMLAMPSMRPAKIGPGPDSQSVSILYEGSPSPRELLENVVIQATAALKGLSGSTEKPEDTDESEWQKNRALYDFCQRLLKARDNIDKLLAAAKGKEFVDRMLESLPRLGAPNGGMATSAITDVKEVYEEWATRVRFEYCSLRSPDDETQFLHAYNDAAHKLVGMDIPRRSLAIAKELAILTTNLPTAWDTSIFLRVDDERVDLLKALIVGPKDTPYENGCFIFDIFLPHSYNQTNPLVKSMTTNGGLYRYNPNLYADGKVCLSLLGTWSGPGWISGKSTLLQVLISIQSLILCEEPYCNEPGWATQGGSAQSKRYSANIRRMTVIDAMANNIKSPPKPFEAEIKEHFRLKADAVRAQLEAWSVLDDGKPTVGEPSDFLSGVRGGVKFEEAAADLRKLLDELSSPTPAVRRNPTRATRKA
- a CDS encoding uncharacterized protein (Choline/Carnitine o-acyltransferase), yielding MPISHFRPQLVKSSTMARIAANASASRTLPLVHARMFSHTGPKSKDPTFSNQDKLPRLPVPKLEDAVEVYFKSLQPLLEQKYSAAELPKEIEKRRLIVNDFAAKGGIGHALHERLTDLDEISPNNWLDDTLWLALAYHTWRAPMLVNSNWFLTFQPDPKDAPPPTAEGASNNTPLPLNALPLSSVPAGSQGGGEEWVKSHTDKSDYYQPVAYEEVTKQEWNTPWQLRRASWIISRFAQYRAMVDRQQIGPDITKAGPLDMNQYKLLFNISRIPLPGTDAFSRQDNKARHVTVLINDFIYSVDVFGQPGTDGVADALPPAEIERLLQEVSEDARKRSEEGEEASMVGVLTADHRDTWAVNRERILLTDPKNRESFDWINRSLIAVTLDRYTLPTLPTEDPLRMAPIDAQIRNAFTGINGGRNRWYDKCLTVVVENSGRAAVMGEHSPIDALIPSFVIDYALEEAVDESKYDAALNDSANGWLRNDFVVDEEMKEEIVACAGRNQALISDSDVSTLWWAEYGTDWIKKQAKMAPDAFIQQVLQLAWYRDQGYASATYETASTRAFKHGRTDVIRSLTPESREFVKAMQDPTVSDETTHALLQKATIAHNTFTKESSNGQGIDRYFMGLKVQLRPGETHPIFEDEMYSKSQEWKLSTSGLSSGIRFMATGFGSAWPDGYGLNYMAGPFLIKFGLESKVSCDVTSTARFKHRIAQAFRDLRELCEKVGGAQKEGDKAKL